CTCGGCGTCGACCAGGTACGCGGCAAAGGCACCGGCGTCCCGCCGGAACAGCGTGTTGGACAGCGAACAGTCGCCCCAGAAGAAGCCGGTCAGGTGCATCCGGACCAGCAGTGCGGCGAGCGCGTCGAGCAGCCGGCCCATCGTCTCCGGCCGCAGCGTGTGGGAGAAGAGCGCCCGGTAGGGCAGGGAGAACTGGAGGTGCCGGGTGATCAGCACCGGGTCGAGCGGCTCGCCGGCCTCGGACTCCCGGTCGGCGACGATCGCCACCGCACGCACCGACGGAAAGTCGATCCGCTCCAGGGCGCGCAGCAGGTCGTACTCCCGCTCGGCCACCCGCTCGCCGGTCTCCTTGACCGCGTACACGTATCCGCCCAGTTGCACGAAGCGCACCACGTGCCGGGAGATGCCCTGCGGCAGCGCGACCAGGTGCTCGGCCGGCCACTCCTCGAGCGGGGTCGACCAGGGCAGGTCGAGCAGCGCCGGGTCGACGAGAGCCGAAGTGATCCGCACGGCGTCCAGTCTGACGCGTGCCCGGCCAGAACGCTTCCCCACGTGGCTGGTCCCACAGCCACCCCCGCACCGCGCGAGCCCGGCCGCCGCGTCGGGCCGGTAGCGTGATCGGGTGCGGGAAACCATTACGGTACGCAGAGAGCTGCGCCTCGCGCCGGTCCGGCCGGCCGGCTGGTGGTTCGACGCCGTGCTGCTGGTCGCCCTGGTCGGGCTGACCGCCGCGCTCACCGCCGGGATGTTCTTCGGGCTCGACCGCGCGGTGGCCGACTGGGCCGACGCGCACCGCCCGACCGCCGCCCGGTGGATCGCGATCGTGCTCAACTATCTCGGTCAGGGCACCCCGCTGACGCTGCTCGCGACCGGTTTGGCCGGGTTGCTGGCGGTCCGGCTGCGCTCGGTGCGTCCCCTGCTCGTACCGGTGACCGCCTTCGTGTTCACCCTGCTGACCATCGGTCCGCTGAAGGTGTGGACGGCCCGGCCCGCGCCGAGCGCCAGCAGCAAGGAACCGTTCCTGCCGCCGGAGCAGACCCTCCCGCTCTTCCAGGACGAGCTGCCGGTCCGGTTCGCCCAGTCGTACCCGTCCGGGCACGTCGCCAACGCGATCGTCTGGTACGGCGTACTCGCCCTGCTGCTCGCGCCGCTGCTGGCCGACCTCGGCCGCGCGCTGCCCCGCCGGCTGGTGCTGGTGATCCGGATCGGGCCGCCGGCCGTGGTGCTCTGCACCACCACCTATCTGGGTTGGCACTGGTTGACCGACTCGGTGGCCGGGCTGCTGCTGGGGCTGCTGCTGGACCGGCTGCTGCACCGGGTGCCCTGGGATGACCTGCCGCTGCCCGCGAGGTTACGGCGATGGGACCGTCCGTTCACCCGGCCTGTCTAGGGTACGGCTGTGGATCAGTTGGCCCGCCGGTTGGGCGTACCGGATGCCGTGGTTATCGGTCTGGGGTCGATGCTCGGCGCGGGCGTCTTCGTGGTTTTCGCCCCGGCTGCGGCGGCGGCCGGCGGGACCGGGTTGCTTATCGCGGTGGCCGTGGCCGGTTTCGTCGCCTACTGCAACGCGACGAGTTCGGCCCGGCTGGCGGCCCGCTACCCCGAGTCCGGCGGCAGCTACGTGTACGGCCGGGAGCGGCTCAACCCGTTCGCCGGGTTCCTCGCCGGTTGGGGCTTCGTGGTCGGCAAGACGGCCAGTTGCGCCGCGATGGCGCTGACCATCGGGGCGTACCTCTGGCCGGGGCAGGCCCGGGTGGTCGCGGTGCTGGCGGTGCTGGCGGTGACCGCCGTGAACCTGCGTGGCATCGGCAAGACCGCCGCCGCGACCCGGGTCCTGGTCGTCCTGGTGCTCGCCGTGCTCGCCCTGGTCGCGGTGACCGGGGCCGGGCACGTCCGGCTGGACCGGCTGGCCGGCTCCGACTCCGTCGGGCGGGGCGTGCTCACCGCCGCCGGCCTGCTCTTCTTCGCCTTCGCCGGGTACGCCCGAGTGGCCACCCTCGGCGAGGAGGTACGCGACCCGCGACGCACCATCCCCCGGGCGATTCCGCTGGCGCTCGGCATCGTGCTGGCGATCTACCTCACGCTGGCGTTTGTCACCGTCGGCGTGCTCGGTGCCGACCGGCTGGCCGCCTCCGCCGCGCCGCTGGCCGACGTGGTGAGCGCCGCCGGTCTGCCCGGCCTGGCGTGGGTGGTCCGGGCGGGGGCCACCATCGCGGTGACCGGGGTGCTGCTCTCCCTGCTCGCCGGGGTCGGCCGCACCACCCTGGCCATGGCCCGCCGCCACGACCTGCCCGGCCCGCTGGCCGCCGTGCACCCCCGGCACCGGGTGCCGCACCGCGCCGAACTGGCGGTGGCCGCCGTGGTGATCGTGGTGGTCGCCCTGGCCGACGTGCGCGGGGCGATCGGCTTCTCCAGCGTCACGGTGCTGGTCTACTACGCCATCACCAACGCCGCCGCGCTGACTCTCGGCCGGGACCGGGAGCGCCGGTTGCCGGTGCAGTCACTCGCGGTCGCCGGGCTGATCGGTTGCGTGTTGCTCGCGGTCAGCCTGCCACTGACAAACGTGCTTGCCGGTTTCGGGGTGCTCGCTCTCGGCGCCGCCTGGTACGCGCTGCGCCCCGCCCGGCACTGACTCGACCCGGCCGGGCCAGGGTCACCCGCCGACCTCACTGACCTGGACGAACGGACGATCGTCCCACCACATCGCGTGGATGATGAAGCTGTGGTTCGGCTCGTTGAAGTAGACGGCCATGTTGTCCGGTGAGTTCTGCACCTGCTGCACGGCGTACCCGTCCGCCGGGGTGGCCGTGACCAACTCGACCACGCCCGTAGCGCTCATCCGGATGACCGCCTGACCGCCTTCGACTCGAAACGAGCGGACATAGCTGCGTACCCCGTCGGCTCCGGTGGTGACCGTCCAGCCGTCCTCGATGGTGCTCGTCGGCGCGGTGGCCCGCGGCGGTCTCGGCGTTGGTCGGCTGCTGCCCGTCGGGGCCGCTTCGGTCGTCGCCGACGTGGTCGGACGTGGAGCTGGCCGGGTCGTGGCGGGCACCGCCTCGACAGCCGACGAGGGCAGCGGCGCCGGCAGACCTGGTGCCTGCGTCGACGGCAGTTGGCTCAGCGGGATGTCCGGCACGGCGGGCGTACGCAGCACGGGCAGGATCGCCATCGAGGCGAGCAGGATGCTGGACGCGGTGGCGATGCACCACCCCACGATCGGTGTCCACCGGGAGAACGGCACCGGGACATCGTCTCATTTACCCATATGGTGTACGCCATGGCGCTGATCCTGTTGGTCGAGGACGACCGCAACATCGCGGCTGCCCTCACCCGTGCGCTCACCGAGGCCGGTCACGTCGTACGGCCAGCCGGCCGCGCCGCCGAGGCGTTGAAGATCGCCACCGAGGAGCGGCCGGACCTGGTCATCCTTGATCTGGGCCTGCCCGACATCGACGGTGCCGACGCGCTGCGGATGATGCGCTCGGTCTCCGACGTGCCGGTGATCGTGGCGACCGCACGCCGCTCCGAGACCGACATCATCAGCCTGCTCAGTGCCGGTGCCGACGACTACGTGACCAAACCGTTCTCCGGCGGACACATCCTGGCCAGGATCGACGCGGTGCTGCGCCGGGCCCGGCCGGCCGCGGACCAGGCCGCCAAAGTGATCACCGTGGGCGAGTTGACGATCCGGCCCCGGCAACGCCTTGCCGAGTTGGCCGGGCGGCCGTTGCAACTGACCCGGCGCGAGTTCGACGTGCTCGCGTACCTCGCCGAACGGGTCGGCCAGGTGGTCAGCCGCCGTGAGCTGATGACCGAGGTCTGGCAGCAGGCCCGCATCGGCGAGGAACAGACCATCGACGTGCACATCTCCTGGCTGCGTCGCAAGCTCGGGGAGACCGCCGCGAAGCCCCGGTTCCTGCGCACCGTACGCGGCGTCGGCGTGATGATGGTCGACCCCCGATGAGGTGGGCGCTCAACCGGTTGGCCCTCGCCATCACCTCGATGGTGGCGCTCGCCTTCCTCGTGCCGCTCGCCGTGGCGACCGGTCAGATCGCCGAGGACCGGGCGGTAAGCGACGCCCGCCAGCAGGCCACCTCGCTGGTCACCGTGCTGGGCATGGACGCCGACCCGACGCTGCTCACCAACGCGGTGGCCAGCACCACCGCGGGCAGTACGGGTCGACTCGCCGTACACCTGCCGGACCTCGTGCCGGTCGGCACCTCGCACGTCACCGACGCCCAGGTGCAGACCGCCGCCCAGAACCGCCGGCCGACGCTGGCCCCGACGGGCGACGGCGTGGCGTACCTCCAGCCCACGGTGCTCGCCGACGGTCGCACCGTGATCGTCGAGGTGTACGTGCCGGGGGCCGAGTTGCGGCGCGGCGTCCGGACCGCCTGGATCGTGCTCGGCGCGCTGGCGGTCGGGCTGGTCGCCGGCTCGACGCTACTCGCCGACCGGCTCGGCAGCCGACTCGTACGCGCCACCCGGGAGCTCTCCGACTCGGCCCGTCGGCTCGGCGGCGGCGACCTGACCGTCCGGGTCGAACCGAAGGGCCCACGTGAACTCCAGGACGCCGCGCACTCGTTCAACACCATGGCTGGCGACCTGCGGCGCCTGATGGACCGGGAACGCGAGCTCTCCGCCGACCTGTCGCACCGGTTGCGTACCCCGCTTACCGCGCTCCGCCTCGACGCCGAGGCGATGCCCCCGGGCCCGATCGGTGACCGCATGCGGCAGGCATGTGACCTGCTCGACGAGGAGTTGGAGGCGATCATCCGCGGGGTCCGGCGCGGCACCGACGGGCAGCGCAACCAGAGCGCCGACCTGGTGGAGGTGCTGGCCGACCGGCTGGCCTTCTGGTCGGTGCTGGCCGAGGACCAGGAGCGTCCGTGGGAGGTGGCGGGCGGTGACGTACCGGTGGTGCTGCCGATGCCGCGCAGCGAGCTGATCCTGGTGGTGGACGCGATGCTCGGCAACGTCTTCTCGCACACCCCGGACGGCACCGCGTTCCGGGTCAGCATCTCGCCCGACGGGCTGCTGGTGGACGACGCCGGGCCGGGCATCGCCGACCCGACCAGAGCGGTGCAGCGGGGCGTGAGCGAGGCTGGCTCTACCGGCCTCGGCCTGGACATCGTGCGGCGGGCCGCAGAGACCGTCGGCGGCCAACTGATGGTCACCCGCAGTCCGCTCGGCGGTGCCCGGGTCGGCATCCTGCTGCGGCCCGCCGATGCTGTTCCGGAGCAGCCCAGGAGCGACCGTCGCCGAGTTTCATGATCCTTTCGGGGTTCGTTAAGGCTCCTTTATGGAATTCCGGCTTAGCGTCTCGCCATCACCGCTGGATCGAGTCGCCCGGAGTCCCCATGCGCAGAAAGATCACCTATCCACTGGCAACCCTCGGCCTGGTCGCCACGAGCCTGGCGGTGCCGTCCCCCGCCCAGGCCCACGGATACGTGTCCAACCCGCCCAGCCGGCAGGCGCTGTGCGCCGCCGGTACGGTCCGGGACTGTGGCCCGATCCAGTTCGAGCCACAGAGTGTCGAGGCGCCGAAGGGTTCCCAGCGCTGCGACGGCGGGGTCGGGCAGTGGTCGGTGCTCTCCGACGAATCCCGCAACTGGCCGGCCCGGAACGTGGGCAGCTCGGTGACCTTCACCTGGGTGCTGACCGCCCGGCATCGGACCGCCGACTGGCAGTACTTCATCGACGGCACCAGGATCGCCACCTTCGACGGTGGGAACGCCCAGCCGGACGCGACCGTGTCCCACACCATCAACCTGAGCAAGTTCCCGGGTCGGCAGCGGCTGCTCGCGGTCTGGAACATCGGCGACACCCCGATGGCCTTCTACAACTGCGTCGACCTGAACGTCAGCGGTGGCGGCGCCCCGCCGGCCGCAGCTCCGCCCGCCGAACCGCCCGCCGCCCCGCCCGCCGAAGCACCGCCCGCCGAGCCGCCCGCCGCCCCGCCGGCTGCGGCACCGCCCGCTGCCGCACCGCCGGCCGCACCGCCCGCCGCAGAGCCGCCACCGGCCGGCGACGGCGCCGCCTGGGCAGCCGGCGTCAGCTACCGGACCGGCGACGTGGTGACCTACCAGGGCAAGCGCTACCAGTGCCGGCAGGGCCACACCTCGCTGCACAGCTGGGAGCCCTCGATCTACACCCTCGCGTTGTGGCTTCCGCTGTGAGGCGCCGGCTGGTAGCTGCCGTCCTGCTCGCGCCGTTCCTGCTCGGCGCGTGCAGCACGCCCGACGCGGAGTCCCGCCCGGCCGCCGGTGACCCGGTGGGCTCCGAGACGGTCGCCGAGATCAAGGCGAGCGAGGACTACAACGACACCGACGTGATGTTCCTCCAGATGTTCGTCCATCACCAGCGGCAGGGCCTACAGATGACCGCCACTGCGGCAGACCGGGCGCAGGACCCCGAGTTGCAGACGCTGGCCCGCGCGGTGCAGGCCACCGAGCAGGACGAACTGACGATGATCGAGGGTTGGCTCGAAGACTGGGGCAAGCCCACCGAGGTCGACACCGCACCCAACCTGCATGCCGATCATGGTGGGCTGCCCGGCACCGGCCCGGCCGAGATCGCGGCGTTGACGACGGTGCCGGACGCGGAGTTCGACACCACGTTCCTGAGCCTCTTCCTGGCCCATCAGCACAACGCGATGGAGCTGGCCAACCTCGTCAAGGACGGCGGTAAGAACGCCGACACCAAGGCCTTCGGCGAGCGAGTGCGAGCTTCCCGGCAGGGCGAGATCCAACAGATGCTGAAACTCATGAACAAGTAGCGGCCTACTCTGCCGGCTCGCGGGATTCCGGCACTTCGGGCGAGGGCTCGGGCGGGGCGGCCCGGCGGAGCAGGGCATTCAACCCGGCCCGCCGGGCCACCACGGTCAACCGGTCCCCGGCCGCGATCGGCTGACGCCGCTCCGGCGTCCAGTCGTACCGCTGGCCCGGCCGGGCATGCGCGAGCAGACGCACGCTGCCCGTCCGACTGACCGTGCCGAGCGGACGACCCTCCAGGGCCGAACCAGCGGCCACCGCGATCTCGGTGACCAGCAGGGCGTGCCGGCCAACCGGAATGGTGGCGATCACCGCCCGGTCCAACAGCGCGGCGGCGAACGACGGCGCGGCCAGATAGGAGACGCTACGCGAGGTGCCGATGCCGAAGGCCCGCTGCACCCGCTCGGCGAAGTCACCGTGACTGGCACTCGATGTTTGCCCCACCGCGCCACTCCGACGTCAACACCATCCACCAACAGGCGCACGGATTCGGATTCGCTTGCGGCTGATTCCACCGAACATCATCGGCGTCGCTGGTGACAGCAGCCATGACAGCAACACCCACGCACGCCGGGACATACGGCGAATCTGATGTCCCAGGCCATCACCGGTGGAGGAGCGGCGAGCCAGCCGGGAGCTCCACGCCGCCAGGGCACCGATCTGGACGGCTTACGAGTAGACGTCCTTGCGATGCCCGACCGCGTGGATGGTCAACTCGTCACCGTCGAGGCGGTAGAGGACCCGATAGTCACCGACACGCAGACGCCGCCCGGATCCGTCGCGCATCTCGGTCGAGCTCTGTGGCTCAGGGTCGGAAACCAGGCCGAGGATCGCGCTCAGGACGGCCAGGAACGTTGCGGGGCTGCTTGTGTAGCCAGACCAGCACATCCCGGTCGATCTGAACCTTCACGCCGCCGCACCGCCGGCCCGGTCGGCCAGCAGCGCCTCCACCTCACGAGGATCGACCCCGAGTGACTCCAGAGCCGCCGACAGCGGCACGAACTGGCCCTCGGCACGGGAACGAGCGATCACCGCAGCGTCCCTGCGGTCCCGGAACGCCTCGATCTCCTCCCACTCGTCAATGCCCACCAGCACGGCCACCGGCCGCTCGTACTTCGTGATGATCACCGGCTCCCCGGTGCGCTCAACCCCGTCCAGCACCCGACCCGCGCCATCGCGAAACTCCCGCAGCGTAATCCTCACCATGCACGAGCTGTACCACGCGGTACCGTATAGCTCAGGGGGCAACGGGCAGCATCAGCTCCGAGACGCCATCCAGGCTCTGCCACCGAAGCAGCCACCGGGCTAAAAGTTGCTTCACCTAATCAAGCAGTGAGCCAGCCGGATCAAGGGGGTCGACCAAGATCCGACTAGCTCAAAACTGCTCTACAGGATTCAAGTACGGCCCGGCAGAGCCGGGCCGCGCGCACGCGCTACGGCCTACGGCCCCGCGCGCACGCCCACCAACACCAGGCCGGCCACCACCGAGGGCTGACCGAGTCGGCGCCGAGGCCGTGACGATCGCTCAACCACGGAGCCAACAATACGGTTCCGGCAATCGACGCCGCACCGCTACGCGGCACGCCACCGCAACTCCTGCCCCAGCATGCGCCAGCGCCAAGAAACGAGGCGCACCACCCTTGCAGCAGCCATCAATCTATGCGCATGTGATGCACATGCTTGACGGCAACCCTGACGGCAACGCAGACCAACCGCCAACGACCCGTAGGACCAACCGACACGCTCCGCATACGCGGACGTCCCCGCGCCGCAGCCGCACAACACACATTACTGGGACAGTTCGCCGCCGTTTCACTTCGAGCGAAGGGCATAGGTTTCGATGTCATCCAGGGCGTCCTGTGCAATTCCTCCGAACGCGGAGCTCTGAATCAAGTCGTGTAATACAGGCAGCACAGCCTGCCGACCAACTTCCCGGTGTATGCGAGCGAGGTGCCCCAGGCACGTGATTGCCAATGATCGCACCCGCATTTCCATGTCATCGTCTGCAACCACACCTAACAAGATACTTTCAACCCAAGCACGATCCGGGTCATGGTATGTGAGGGACAGTAAAGCATCAGTCGCCTCCGCGAGACCACTACCATGAACGTCGGCGAGCATCGCTGCACGCCAGGCGGGGTCAGGTTGCGCTGGATCCATCAACGGATGTTCCCCTTACGATCGACAAGCCCGCCTCGGCGTAACGCGTTCTGCATGTCAACATGCAGATCACCCCACGGTTTGACATGGCCATGCCAAATGTTGTTTACCCCGCCGGCGCCGTCACACCCGCATGCTGCTTGGCGTGTCCGGTCGAGTACGACAATTCCACCGCTATCCCTATCAACTCCGACGCGCCTGGGCGACGTACCCTTTACCTGGACCGAATTCTCTAAGGCAGCCTGACCATTTGTCGGCTCAGCACTGTTCATTCCGCGCGAAGTGCCGCGAGCGGTGGCCCCGCGCTTTCCGCCAGCCTCGTAAATGTCTCCGCCGCAGTTATGCACCAATACCGGCGTGGTGCCGGCCACCACATAGTACGTGTGGGATTTTCACCCCGTCACGCAATGCGACTTGAGTTCTCGCCTCATCGGCATGCCTCACATCAGAGCCCACCATCTGGCAATTCCGGAGAGGTTAGGTACTCCGTTGGCCCCTTCCCATCTTCCCAGAAAACCCAAAGGCGCATACATTTTGGGCAATGCAAAACAATTCTCGCCAACCCGAAGAGGTGGGAGCTATCGAGATCCACATCGAACTCACGACGAGACAGCAAGAGCAGGCTGTCGTCGGGATCGTCATCCCTTAGGATCGTCCCGCACACACAAATCATCTTGGCCACCACTACCCGCCCATAAATTCCAGGCCACCGATCGGCTGCTTGCCCCAGCTTCCGATCATCCCATTGACTCTTCCCAGCGCATTGCCGAACTGGCCTGCCGACAGGCCCGTGCCGCTAAGGTCAACAATGACGCCACCCCCATTCACCTGGGAATGTTTCTTGGCAACATTGGTCAGGACGTTGTTGATGGATCGGCTTGTTGGCGAATAGACATCCCAGGCACACCATCCACCAGCAGATCGCTAGTCATTCCTCCTGATCTTGTGCCAACCGGATCACGAAGAACAACGTTACCTCCACGAGCCGCCAGGTGCTGCGCAGCCGCAACCTCAGATGCGGACGGATTCGCTGCCGACACTCGGAGAGATCCCAAATTTGGGCCAGCGATTACCCCTTCCCCACAGTTGTGTACGAGTACGGGGGTGTTGCCCGCGATCACATAGTACGTGTGGCATGTTCGCGGGCCAGCACGGAGCTTAGCTGTTGGGACTGCGGATTTGACCTGCGGTTTTGTGGCAGCCTTCTGCCGGCGCCGATGCGCCCCAAGGAAGTTGACGGCTACCGTGACGGCAACCCGGAGAGACGGCCACGCACCGCAGGCACCGACGGCCGTGTGCACTCAACCACCAGGTTTACTGTTCGCTATACTCATCGGGTGGCAACCGGCGAGTGGGAGATGCATCTCGTAGACGAGGTAAGGGACTGGATCGACAGCCTTGATCCAGTAGCCCATGCACGTGTCGTGCAGGCCCTCGACCTGCTCGCCGAGGCGCCGGTCCAGGGCTCGGCCGACCGCTGGTCGACACGATCCACGGCTCGACGATCGCCAACCTCAAGGAGCTACGCCCCGGCAGCGTACGCATCCTGTTCGCGTTCGACCCCTGGCGTTGCAGCATCCTGCTCGTCGCCGGCGACAAGGCCGGACGCTGGAACCAGTGGTACACCGAAGCCATCCCGCTGGCCGAGCTCCGCTACGAGACGTACCTGAAAGAACGCACCGAGGAAGAAGGCGGCACGCCATGAGCAGCTACACGCGGTGGAGCGACATCCGCAGCGACCACGTCGAGCGGGCCGGCGGCCAGGAAGCGGTCGACGCAGGCAAACAGGAACTGCTCGCGACGATCGTCGGGCACCGGCTCGCCGAGATCCGCCGCACCCGAGGACTGACCCAGCAGCAGGTCGCCGAACGCATGGGCGTGACCAAAGGACGCGTCTCCCAGATCGAACAGGGCAAAATCTCCGGCCAAGACGTCCTCGCCCGCTACGCCGCCGCCATCGGCGGACGCCTCCACCAGGCCATCTACTTCGACGACGGCAACATCGCCGCCATCGCATAACGGGAGCGTTCGGATCCCCGGGAGCAGTTAACCCGGAACAGGCTGGTCCAAATCTGCTCTACATAATCAAGAGCGGCCCGGCTGACGCCGGGCCGCGCGCACGCGCTACAGCCGTCCCGGCCCCGCGCGCACGCGCCCACGCAAAAGACCACCCGAACCCGCCAGACGCAGCCAGCCACCGGCGCGGCAGCAAGCAGTCATCGAGACACCAGGCCGCGACGATCCCTTCACCGAGCAAGCGCCGCCATGGCTTCCGGGGATCGACGCCGCGACGCTTCGCGCCGCGCCACCGGACGTCCTACCCTCATCGTCAAGGTAGGACGGATTACATCTATACATGTATATGCATGATCACCGATTGACAGCATCGCTGACAGCAACCCCGACGAACAGCCATGACCACCAGCGCACGACGGAGTGGCACCAATACGCTTGGTAGTAGCGCCACTCCGCCTGCAATTGCGCTATCGATCACCGCACGCAAGGCAGTCTTGTGCCTTCTGTTGTCCGTTAGCCGACCGCCTCATCGCCAATCGCGCGAAGGACATCCGCAAGCCAGACAAGCCCGTAGCCAAGCACCCTTGATTCATCCTCCAGCATCCCGGAGAGGTTTTCCCACGACTCGGAGATTTGCCCGATCGTAAGGTCACGTGGCTCGTTATACACGTCGTATCGCGCCGACTCCGGAATCGACCAGAAGTAATCTTTCGCGATCGAAAGCTCCGCGCCCGACCTTCCAGCTACGTGGGACACGAGCAGCTCAAACACCTGTCGCAACTGGTCTACGGACACCCGCACCACTGGTTCTGACATCAGCACATCCCGCCTAGCCTTTTGAGATTATCGACCTGCTTGTTGAAGCCGTCGATCTCTTTCTGTAGGTGCTTGATTCGACCGTCGATAATACGCTGCCGGATCTCTGGCGTCGGCGCATTCTTGAGACGACCTTCGTTGTCGAAGGCGTCTGGGTTAGCGCGGTAGGCATCCAACTTCGCCTGGTGTTCAGCGGAGCGCGCTTGCAGCGACCTCAGCGACCTTTGCTGCTCGGGTGTAAGCCCGCCATCGTTGTGCACGAGCACCGGCGTGTTGCCGGCCAGCACATAGTACGTGTGGATGTCTGCGACGGTGAGGTTGTAGGCGGTGCCCTGCTGGACGGTGTTCCAGTCGACTCCCGTGACGGTGAGGGTCGCCCCGTTGGCCGTGTGCAGCAGGTCGCCAGGGTCGAGATCCTGACTGTCCTGCCACTGCTGGTCGGTCACGTTCCAGAACGGGTGGTCCTCCGTGGTGGTGACTTCCCCGCCACTCACCTTCAGATCGACGAGCTGGTCCTCGTGGACCCACAGGTGGGTCACCTCTCGGGCGCCTTCCTCCCCCGTTTCGGGGTCGGTGGCCAGGACAACGTCGCCGACCTCGACATCCTCGATCGGCTTCTTGCTGCCGTCCGCCATCACGACTTCGGTGTCACCGCTGAAGCTGCGGAAGCCACAGGCACCCCCAGCACCACCACCACGGGCCGCCGATCGCGCTCCGGCACCTGCCATACCCACCGACGTGCGCAGCCCTGCCCCACCGGCAAGGCCGAAGGCCCCTGCACCGAGGGCTGGCAGGAGAACCGCACCACCTGCGCCCAGCACACCGCCGACGGCCCCACCGAGGACGGCTTCGCCAGCGAGCTGCAAGAAGCTTTCCTCGTCGGCGTCCAGGCTGTTGGTGGTCAATGAGGCGACATAGCCGCCGACGAACCCGCCGATCGCTGCGCACCCGACGGCACCCACACCGAAGCTGCCGGCGGTGCAGGCTCCGCCGACGATGACACCGGCGGCGACACCGGCCACCGCGCCCACTGCCCCGGCGTTACGGCACCAGAAGCTGGACTGGCACTCCCGCTGCTTGCGTTCTCTTTCGGCGCGTTCGTTGCTGGCCTGCCGGAACGCCTCGCGCTGCTGCTGACAGCTGGATCCACAAGCTGGGGGAACGTACTTCTTGATGATCTTGATTTCGTTCTTGCCGGAGGAAGTGGTGGTGACGTGAGCGCGGTCCCCGGTGTCCTCGTTGTTCTCCGTGAAGTACAGGCCGGTGGGATCGGCATTGTCGATCGGGTTGTTCCCGCCGTACTGGTACCCGTTGTACTGAGCGGGGCTGTCCGCGACCAGGACCGGGTCCACCGAGATGAACCGGCCGAGCGTCTGGTCGTACTGTCGGGCACCGACGTTGGTCAGACCGGTGGGGTCGATGTCCCCACCGACGAAGCCCTTGTTGTTCACCCAAACCGGGTTCGCGCCGCGCGGCGCACCGTACGGAGTTTGACGGCGGATCGAAACCGCCTGCGTGCCGGCGTTCACCGCGACCTGCTGGGTGCCCTGATGATCGTTGAAGAGCCAGGTCAGGTCCGTGCTCGCCGAACCGCCCGTGCGGGATGCGCAGACGTTGCCGGCGAAGCTGTAGTAGCGGGTGCCGGTGTTGACGCTGCCTTCCCGGCGGATCTCCTGCCCCGGCAGGTAGAGAGTCGTGCCACCGCTGTCCCGACGGATGATCCTGGTGCCGTTCGGGTCGTAGATGTTGGTCTCGATGGTCTGGCCGCCAGCTGAGACGGTGGTCAGCTTGCCCTCGGCGTCCCAGCCCAGGGTCTGACTGTTGGTGCCGGTGCCACAGTCGTTCGCGGCGGTGCCGGTCGGCCGGCAGATGGTGTTCCCGGCGCCGTCGTAGGCGTAGGTGTTGACGACGTTGCTCTGGCCGGGCGCCTCGGTCGTCATCGCGGTGACGGCGTGTGGGCGTACCGCGTCCTGGCCGCCGGTCGGCACCGCGTAGGTGCGGGTGGTGTCGCCACCGGCGGTGTGGCTGGTC
This DNA window, taken from Micromonospora sp. FIMYZ51, encodes the following:
- a CDS encoding DUF305 domain-containing protein; this translates as MASAVRRRLVAAVLLAPFLLGACSTPDAESRPAAGDPVGSETVAEIKASEDYNDTDVMFLQMFVHHQRQGLQMTATAADRAQDPELQTLARAVQATEQDELTMIEGWLEDWGKPTEVDTAPNLHADHGGLPGTGPAEIAALTTVPDAEFDTTFLSLFLAHQHNAMELANLVKDGGKNADTKAFGERVRASRQGEIQQMLKLMNK
- a CDS encoding type II toxin-antitoxin system Phd/YefM family antitoxin; this encodes MVRITLREFRDGAGRVLDGVERTGEPVIITKYERPVAVLVGIDEWEEIEAFRDRRDAAVIARSRAEGQFVPLSAALESLGVDPREVEALLADRAGGAAA
- a CDS encoding helix-turn-helix transcriptional regulator; protein product: MSSYTRWSDIRSDHVERAGGQEAVDAGKQELLATIVGHRLAEIRRTRGLTQQQVAERMGVTKGRVSQIEQGKISGQDVLARYAAAIGGRLHQAIYFDDGNIAAIA